The Acidobacteriota bacterium genome contains a region encoding:
- a CDS encoding zinc transporter, with translation MTLLAVAAAVSLALVLGALWGLYGRFGDRTEGFVLAAGGGALMFSAVLELIVPAREFISLTATGLALLIGAGTFALIDYLIDERWGDEGGVGLLAAVTLDGVPENVALGVMLIGAGAWEVAGLATAIFLSNLPEGASGAKGMRAMGWRRGRILALWFGTALVLVVATVAGNLLFHGAPEEYLALMHVFAGGAVIASLATEIFPKAYRRDHHMAGIATALGLLAALLVTHTMPD, from the coding sequence GTGACTCTGCTTGCCGTCGCCGCTGCCGTCTCCCTGGCGCTTGTTCTGGGCGCACTGTGGGGACTGTACGGTCGCTTCGGCGACCGTACCGAGGGGTTTGTCCTGGCCGCGGGCGGCGGCGCACTGATGTTCTCCGCGGTGCTCGAGCTGATCGTGCCCGCTCGCGAATTCATTAGCCTGACCGCGACGGGATTGGCGCTGTTGATCGGGGCGGGAACTTTCGCCCTCATCGACTATCTCATCGACGAACGCTGGGGGGATGAGGGCGGCGTCGGCCTTCTGGCCGCAGTCACCCTCGACGGGGTGCCGGAGAACGTCGCACTGGGAGTGATGCTGATCGGCGCCGGCGCTTGGGAGGTCGCAGGCCTCGCCACCGCTATCTTTCTCTCCAACTTGCCCGAAGGCGCCAGCGGCGCCAAGGGGATGCGCGCAATGGGCTGGCGGCGCGGCCGCATCCTGGCGCTATGGTTCGGCACGGCACTGGTCCTGGTCGTGGCTACGGTAGCCGGAAACCTGCTGTTTCACGGTGCGCCGGAAGAGTATCTCGCGCTGATGCATGTCTTCGCGGGAGGCGCGGTCATCGCATCGCTCGCCACCGAGATCTTTCCCAAGGCCTACCGCCGCGACCATCACATGGCGGGCATCGCGACCGCTCTAGGCCTCCTGGCGGCTCTCCTGGTCACCCACACCATGCCCGACTGA
- a CDS encoding sialidase family protein, which produces MRHQITLAILLGALVFTVAASPVQAQIFESREDPSLDYPIEVLEADPYWQPAGKWALDSPLTTLGAMRAVYRKLGTLPAQRLRLPVPNSPWKLTGRVSRTGDGTIHAAFGRYLYRSTDAGRSWQGRKLDNLAGAREGQPVSTAAFGGNDEYIFLAHAHRGLLPIDPESENPTYPEVISRSSDGGRTWQASDPLKHAFKKAGGDGNHIVSLGGGELLANLDGYGGSLDPSVKREGGMVIFRSTDNGKTWKLDSVVPRVAETGFLHLGGRRMLAAFRNESGKHDSKTVQLANSDDGGRTWHSHRPLTRMYGQAHGDLVALPGGGVVATFENRYPYADGGAMLARVSWDEGQTWEPELYKLTRGHGYSGSVVLKDGTIVTLAGDGQLSRVGRPTGRRYTLQAVRWKPLPKGKKVGE; this is translated from the coding sequence ATGAGACACCAAATAACCCTTGCTATTCTCCTTGGCGCACTGGTCTTCACCGTTGCCGCCTCCCCCGTCCAGGCTCAAATCTTCGAGAGCCGTGAGGACCCGTCGCTCGACTATCCGATCGAGGTGCTGGAGGCCGATCCCTATTGGCAGCCGGCCGGCAAGTGGGCGCTGGATTCGCCCCTGACCACCCTGGGAGCCATGCGAGCCGTCTATCGCAAGCTGGGAACGCTGCCCGCCCAGCGGCTGCGACTGCCGGTTCCCAACTCGCCCTGGAAGCTGACGGGGCGAGTCAGCCGGACCGGCGACGGTACCATCCACGCCGCCTTCGGCCGCTACCTCTACCGTTCCACCGACGCAGGCCGAAGCTGGCAGGGAAGGAAGCTGGACAACCTTGCCGGCGCCCGGGAGGGACAACCGGTCAGCACCGCCGCCTTCGGAGGCAACGACGAATACATCTTTCTGGCCCACGCTCACCGGGGACTGCTCCCCATCGACCCCGAGTCGGAGAACCCCACCTACCCGGAGGTCATCTCCCGATCCAGCGACGGCGGCCGGACCTGGCAAGCCAGCGATCCCCTGAAACATGCCTTCAAGAAAGCCGGGGGCGACGGCAATCACATCGTCAGCCTGGGCGGAGGTGAGCTGCTGGCCAATCTGGATGGATACGGAGGATCGCTGGACCCGAGTGTCAAGCGCGAAGGCGGCATGGTTATCTTCCGCAGCACCGACAACGGAAAGACCTGGAAGCTGGACTCCGTCGTACCCCGGGTCGCCGAAACCGGCTTCCTGCACCTGGGCGGCCGGCGGATGTTGGCAGCCTTTCGCAACGAAAGCGGGAAACACGACAGCAAGACGGTGCAGTTGGCCAACTCGGACGATGGGGGACGCACCTGGCACAGCCATCGCCCCCTCACCCGCATGTACGGCCAGGCTCACGGAGACCTGGTCGCTCTGCCGGGAGGCGGCGTGGTGGCCACCTTCGAGAACCGCTACCCCTACGCCGACGGGGGCGCCATGCTGGCCCGGGTCAGTTGGGATGAGGGCCAAACCTGGGAACCCGAGCTCTACAAGCTCACCCGGGGCCACGGCTACTCCGGCTCGGTGGTGCTGAAGGATGGCACCATCGTCACCCTGGCCGGCGACGGCCAGCTCAGCCGTGTGGGCCGCCCCACCGGCCGCCGCTACACCCTGCAGGCCGTGCGCTGGAAACCGTTGCCGAAGGGGAAGAAGGTTGGGGAGTAG
- a CDS encoding phytanoyl-CoA dioxygenase family protein, producing MLKQNDRKDRIVETDWAGMTLGKRIEHLEVEGYLVLPDLLDPDHIRRLQAETGKFETFHVDYSVYQRGCQDIQFRGGAITELIAHPPLIDFLKALCGPELIFMSYDYSRSEPGHPGISLHCDGQPWGSEIFGYEQSCPRLIRVLYYLQDLTPEVSAFKVVPRSHLSFHHDGNPYLRYDAHPEQAMVTCRAGSAVLINQNVFHGNYPNIGTYAREMLGLAYRPSWAGPSDKIKPWDPEELAKVPSDVRELMGDPNTRIWHFEGGNKPPNMANEGPGIDASRWERTR from the coding sequence GTGCTCAAACAAAATGATCGCAAAGACCGCATCGTCGAGACTGATTGGGCCGGAATGACCCTGGGGAAACGCATAGAACACCTGGAGGTGGAGGGCTACCTGGTCCTCCCCGACCTGCTGGACCCCGACCACATCCGGCGCCTTCAGGCCGAGACCGGCAAGTTCGAGACCTTCCACGTCGACTACAGCGTTTATCAGAGGGGATGCCAGGATATCCAGTTCCGGGGCGGAGCTATCACCGAGCTGATCGCCCATCCGCCGCTCATTGACTTCCTCAAGGCGCTGTGCGGCCCCGAGCTGATCTTCATGAGCTATGACTACTCCCGCTCCGAGCCCGGCCATCCCGGAATCAGCCTGCACTGCGACGGGCAGCCCTGGGGGTCGGAGATTTTTGGCTACGAGCAGAGCTGCCCCCGCCTGATTCGAGTGCTCTACTACCTGCAGGACCTCACTCCCGAGGTGTCGGCCTTCAAGGTGGTGCCGCGCTCCCATCTGAGTTTTCACCATGACGGCAATCCCTACCTGCGCTATGACGCGCATCCCGAGCAGGCCATGGTCACCTGCCGGGCGGGCTCGGCAGTGTTGATCAACCAGAACGTCTTTCACGGGAACTACCCCAACATCGGCACCTACGCCCGCGAGATGCTGGGCCTCGCCTACCGCCCCTCATGGGCCGGACCCAGCGACAAGATCAAGCCGTGGGACCCGGAGGAGCTGGCCAAGGTGCCCTCCGACGTGCGGGAACTCATGGGCGACCCAAACACCCGCATCTGGCACTTCGAAGGGGGGAACAAACCTCCCAACATGGCCAATGAGGGACCCGGCATCGACGCCAGCCGCTGGGAGCGGACCAGATAG
- a CDS encoding endonuclease/exonuclease/phosphatase family protein, giving the protein MNNKALALLLVLLIALSAIAAGTDQTESERKWLSMSGTVIKTLEALQAHNATLPPPPVEARDTGLRLRVLTFNIHNFRGYPEDLGTARWKSDPQEKLDIQLRTLGMLDAHLASLQECDYDKPLQLRLIERLGYLASFFPASHHKHCAGATLSRYPLLDNLNLTFLEMEGQVVVKRFLGRSLVRLPGGQEILIYGGHYDPAPDAEMDLIEEVCRLDRALKRPMIWMGDWNIQRTHGLYKRFHEMGLVDGFVHLGLPHTATSLKGDRTRGGIDYIFCTPDIADRLESIEIVARGAAALDPNDPESIAASDHLPVLAVFRF; this is encoded by the coding sequence ATGAACAACAAAGCATTGGCTCTGCTGCTCGTCCTCCTGATCGCCCTGTCGGCCATTGCGGCCGGAACCGACCAGACGGAAAGCGAGCGGAAGTGGCTCAGCATGAGCGGCACTGTCATCAAGACCCTGGAAGCCCTGCAGGCCCACAACGCCACCCTGCCGCCACCGCCGGTCGAGGCCCGCGACACCGGGCTCCGGCTTCGGGTGTTGACCTTCAACATTCACAACTTCAGAGGCTACCCGGAGGACCTTGGAACGGCGCGCTGGAAGAGCGACCCCCAAGAAAAGCTGGATATCCAGCTCAGGACCCTGGGGATGCTGGACGCCCACCTGGCATCCCTGCAGGAATGTGACTATGACAAGCCCCTGCAGCTCCGGCTGATCGAACGACTGGGATACCTGGCCAGCTTCTTCCCGGCCTCCCACCACAAGCACTGCGCCGGCGCCACCCTGAGTCGATACCCGCTGCTGGACAACCTGAATCTGACCTTCCTGGAGATGGAGGGCCAAGTGGTCGTGAAGCGGTTTCTGGGGCGTTCACTGGTTCGCCTGCCGGGAGGACAGGAGATCCTGATCTACGGTGGACACTACGATCCGGCGCCGGACGCCGAGATGGACCTCATCGAGGAAGTCTGCCGCCTGGACCGAGCCCTGAAACGTCCCATGATCTGGATGGGCGACTGGAACATTCAGCGGACCCACGGCCTCTACAAGCGATTCCACGAGATGGGCCTGGTGGATGGATTCGTCCACCTGGGCCTGCCCCATACCGCCACCAGCCTCAAGGGAGACCGCACCCGGGGCGGCATCGACTACATCTTCTGCACGCCCGACATCGCCGACCGCCTGGAGTCCATCGAAATCGTGGCTCGCGGAGCGGCCGCCCTCGACCCCAACGACCCCGAAAGCATCGCCGCTAGCGACCACCTCCCCGTGCTGGCCGTGTTCCGGTTCTAA